A region of Streptomyces halobius DNA encodes the following proteins:
- a CDS encoding mycoredoxin produces the protein MAGTVTMYSTTWCGYCRRLKGQMDREGIAYTEINIENDPESAAFVEKANGGNQTVPTVLFADGSTLTNPSLAQVKQKVGA, from the coding sequence ATGGCGGGCACTGTGACGATGTACAGCACGACCTGGTGCGGCTACTGCCGTCGGCTGAAGGGCCAGATGGACCGCGAGGGCATCGCGTACACCGAGATCAACATCGAGAACGACCCCGAGTCCGCTGCGTTCGTGGAGAAGGCGAACGGCGGCAATCAGACGGTGCCGACCGTGCTCTTCGCCGATGGCTCGACGCTGACCAACCCGTCTCTGGCGCAGGTCAAGCAGAAGGTCGGCGCCTGA
- the nudC gene encoding NAD(+) diphosphatase gives MTTWTDHSADRPLTFSAPSGIDRSAHHRLDEAWLAAAWSHPTTRVFVVSGGQALIDDTPDGRTELITTPSFEAPVTEAHRYYLGTDGDGVSYFALQKDALPGRMDQSARPAGLREAGLLLSPRDAGLLVHAVALENWQRLHRFCSRCGERTVIAAAGHIRRCPACGAEHYPRTDPAVIMLVTDEDDRALLGRQVHWPEGRFSTLAGFVEPGESIEQSVAREVFEEAGVVVGDVEYIASQPWPFPSSLMLGFMARATSSAIQVDGEEIEEARWFSREDLRAAFESGEVLPPYGISIAARLIELWYGKPLPKP, from the coding sequence GTGACCACCTGGACCGACCACAGCGCCGACCGGCCGCTCACCTTCAGCGCGCCGAGCGGAATCGACCGCTCCGCCCACCACCGCCTCGACGAGGCATGGCTCGCGGCGGCCTGGAGCCATCCGACCACGCGCGTCTTCGTGGTGTCCGGCGGCCAGGCGCTGATCGACGACACCCCCGACGGCCGCACCGAGCTGATCACGACGCCGTCCTTCGAGGCGCCGGTGACCGAGGCGCACCGCTACTACCTCGGCACCGACGGGGACGGCGTCAGCTACTTCGCGCTCCAGAAGGACGCCCTGCCCGGCCGTATGGACCAGTCCGCCCGGCCCGCCGGACTCCGCGAGGCCGGTCTGCTGCTCTCCCCGCGCGACGCCGGGCTCCTCGTCCACGCGGTGGCTCTGGAGAACTGGCAGCGGCTGCACCGCTTCTGCTCACGCTGCGGTGAGCGCACCGTCATCGCCGCCGCGGGCCATATCCGCCGCTGCCCCGCCTGCGGCGCGGAGCACTACCCGCGCACCGATCCGGCCGTGATCATGCTGGTCACCGACGAGGACGACCGCGCGCTCCTGGGCCGCCAGGTCCACTGGCCCGAGGGCCGCTTCTCCACCCTCGCGGGCTTCGTCGAGCCGGGGGAGTCCATCGAGCAGTCGGTGGCACGGGAAGTCTTCGAAGAGGCGGGCGTCGTCGTCGGCGACGTCGAATACATCGCCAGCCAGCCCTGGCCCTTCCCCTCCAGCCTGATGCTGGGCTTCATGGCGCGCGCCACCTCGTCCGCGATCCAGGTGGACGGCGAGGAGATCGAAGAAGCCCGGTGGTTCTCCCGCGAGGATCTGCGCGCCGCCTTCGAATCGGGCGAGGTGCTGCCCCCGTACGGCATCTCGATCGCGGCCCGCCTGATCGAGCTGTGGTACGGCAAGCCGCTGCCCAAGCCGTGA
- a CDS encoding dipeptidase — protein sequence MSTTPDSAVRAYITSRRDTFLDDLAEWLRIPSVSADPEHAGEVRRSAEWLAAKLTDTGFPTTEIWETDGDGLPAVFAEWPSGDPSAPTVLVYGHHDVQPAAREDGWHTDPFAPQTIDGKLYARGAADDKGQVFFHTLGVRAHLAATGRTTPAINLKLLIEGEEESGSPNFPALVKKHAARLACDTVIVSDTGMWSRDTPTVCTGMRGLTDCQVDLYGPDQDIHSGSFGGAVPNPATEAARLAAALHDADRRVAVPGFYDGVVELTDRERELFAELPFDEAAWLRTAHSHATLGETGSTTLERVWARPTAEVNGISGGYQGPGGKTIVPSTAQLKLSFRLVAGQDADAVQQSVRDWVAARLPAGIRHDITFWGATRPCLTPLDHPALQSVVRAMGRAFGQKIRFTREGGSGPAADLQDVLGVPVLFLGISVPSDGWHAPNEKVELDLLMKGVETAAHLWGDLADTWRTP from the coding sequence ATGAGCACCACCCCGGACAGCGCCGTCCGCGCGTACATCACCAGCCGGCGCGACACCTTCCTCGACGACCTCGCCGAGTGGCTGCGCATCCCCTCCGTCTCGGCCGACCCGGAGCACGCCGGCGAGGTCCGCCGCAGCGCCGAATGGCTCGCCGCCAAACTCACCGACACCGGCTTCCCGACCACCGAGATCTGGGAGACCGACGGGGACGGCCTGCCCGCCGTCTTCGCCGAATGGCCCTCCGGAGACCCGTCCGCACCGACCGTGCTCGTCTACGGCCACCACGACGTGCAGCCCGCCGCCCGCGAGGACGGCTGGCACACCGACCCCTTCGCGCCCCAGACCATCGACGGCAAGCTCTACGCCCGCGGCGCCGCCGACGACAAGGGTCAGGTGTTCTTCCACACCCTCGGCGTCCGCGCGCACCTCGCCGCGACCGGCCGCACCACCCCCGCCATCAACCTCAAGCTGCTCATCGAAGGCGAGGAGGAGTCCGGCTCCCCGAACTTCCCGGCCCTCGTCAAGAAGCACGCGGCCCGCCTCGCCTGCGACACGGTGATCGTCTCCGACACCGGCATGTGGTCCAGGGACACCCCGACGGTCTGCACCGGCATGCGCGGCCTGACCGACTGTCAGGTCGACCTCTACGGCCCCGACCAGGACATCCACTCCGGCTCCTTCGGCGGCGCGGTCCCCAACCCCGCCACCGAGGCCGCCCGGCTCGCCGCCGCACTCCACGACGCGGACCGCCGCGTCGCCGTCCCCGGCTTCTACGACGGCGTCGTCGAACTCACCGACCGCGAACGTGAACTCTTCGCCGAGCTGCCCTTCGACGAAGCGGCGTGGCTGCGCACCGCCCACTCCCACGCCACTCTCGGGGAGACCGGCAGCACCACCCTGGAGCGCGTCTGGGCCCGCCCCACCGCCGAGGTCAACGGCATCAGCGGCGGCTACCAGGGCCCCGGCGGGAAGACCATCGTGCCGTCCACCGCCCAGCTCAAACTGTCCTTCCGCCTCGTCGCGGGCCAGGACGCGGACGCCGTCCAGCAGTCCGTACGCGACTGGGTGGCCGCCCGCCTCCCCGCCGGCATCCGCCACGACATCACCTTCTGGGGCGCCACCCGCCCCTGCCTGACCCCGCTCGACCACCCCGCGCTCCAGTCCGTCGTCCGCGCCATGGGACGGGCCTTCGGCCAGAAGATCCGCTTCACCCGCGAAGGGGGCTCCGGCCCCGCCGCCGACCTCCAGGACGTCCTCGGCGTCCCGGTCCTCTTCCTCGGCATCTCCGTCCCCTCCGACGGCTGGCACGCACCGAACGAAAAGGTCGAGCTCGATCTGCTGATGAAGGGCGTCGAAACCGCCGCCCACCTGTGGGGCGACCTGGCGGACACCTGGCGCACCCCTTGA
- a CDS encoding UvrD-helicase domain-containing protein yields MSAARITDPEQLKDLLGIPFTPEQTACITAPPAPQVIVAGAGSGKTTVMAARVVWLVGTGQVAPEEVLGLTFTNKAAGELAERVRAALLAAGVTDPETLPQDGSGAAQPPGEPRISTYHAFAGQLLKDHGLRIGLEPTARLLADATRFQLAARVLRAAPGPYPSLTKSLPSLVEDLLALDGELAEHLVDPARLRAHDSTLLDTLDAVRLTNADLRKVPETVRGRLELLDLVAAYRSEKRHRDLLDFGDQIALSATLATTRPEVGRMLREEFRVVLLDEYQDTSVAQRLLLSGLFGAGTGHAVTAVGDPCQAIYGWRGASVANLDDFPDHFPFQDGTPARRFALSENRRSGGRLLDLANGLAEPLRQMHAGVEALRPAAGAERDGMVRCALLPTHAEELSWIADSLAHLVRTGTPPGEIAVLCRTAGDFARIQGELVARDLPVEVVGLSGLLHLPEIADLVAVCEVLQDPTANASLVRLLTGPRWRIGPRDLALLGRRARALVHHGGPPDDPERRLAEAVEGVDPAETISLADALDTFLEADGPDDGLPFSAEARVRFAYLATELRDLRRSLGDPLMDVLHRVLTTTGLEVELSASPHALAARRRETLGAFLDIAAGFAAKQGGAALFGGEATLLAFLGFLRTAVQHEKGLDSSLPGGDNTVKVLTAHKSKGLEWDVVAVPGLVGRQFPSEQARESWITQPKVLPHALRGDAATLPDVEEWASRGLKTFKEAMKHHQQTEELRLGYVTFTRPRSLLLGSGHWWGPDQKRPRGPSAFLEALREHCEAGHGEIEFWAEPPEDGAENPALAETATDQAWPLPLDPTATARRRTAAATVRAHLARRTDATAPAPAAEPTAITAYDPEWPPPPGEKECAAAVDPYDDAPLYDDAPLCDDVTPYDDVPEPDPFDGAPEGDPFADAPPYTPADPTATPRPRIIAQRSAEPDPTTFADPTTPAAATPSALLPEERRTVASWDRDLDALADELRRSRATVRDVPLPASLSATQLLRLAADPDGFARELARPMPRPPQPGARRGTRFHAWVESRFEELTLPLLGPDELPGTEPGQDTEIADEHDLEALKEAFARSPYAHRTPYRIEAPFQLTLAGRVIRGRIDAVYKEPGPDGDRYEIVDWKTGPAGTADPLQLAVYRLAWAERHGLPPAAVDAAFLYVRTGEIVRPRRLPGRAGLERILLGETSDQPPPEGPIGSVV; encoded by the coding sequence GTGTCAGCAGCCCGCATCACCGACCCCGAGCAGCTCAAAGACCTGCTCGGCATCCCGTTCACCCCGGAGCAGACGGCGTGCATCACCGCCCCGCCCGCCCCGCAGGTCATCGTGGCCGGAGCAGGCTCGGGCAAGACCACGGTGATGGCGGCCCGCGTGGTGTGGCTGGTGGGCACCGGCCAGGTCGCCCCCGAAGAGGTCCTGGGGCTGACGTTCACGAACAAGGCGGCCGGCGAGCTCGCCGAGCGGGTCCGCGCCGCCCTCCTCGCCGCCGGCGTCACCGACCCCGAAACCCTCCCCCAAGACGGCTCCGGAGCGGCGCAGCCCCCCGGAGAACCCCGGATCTCCACCTACCACGCCTTCGCCGGCCAGCTCCTCAAGGACCACGGCCTGCGCATCGGACTCGAACCGACCGCCCGGCTGCTCGCCGACGCCACCCGCTTCCAGCTCGCCGCCCGGGTCCTGCGCGCCGCCCCAGGCCCCTACCCGTCGCTCACCAAATCCCTGCCCTCCCTCGTGGAGGACCTCCTCGCCCTGGACGGCGAACTGGCCGAGCACCTGGTGGACCCGGCCCGGCTGCGGGCCCACGACAGCACCCTGCTCGACACCCTCGACGCCGTCCGGCTCACCAACGCCGACCTGCGCAAGGTCCCCGAAACCGTCCGCGGCCGGCTGGAACTCCTGGACCTCGTGGCCGCCTACCGCAGCGAAAAACGCCACCGAGACCTGCTCGACTTCGGCGACCAGATCGCCCTCTCCGCCACCCTCGCCACCACCCGCCCCGAAGTCGGCCGGATGCTGCGCGAGGAATTCCGGGTCGTCCTGCTCGACGAATACCAGGACACCTCCGTCGCCCAACGGCTACTGCTCTCCGGCCTGTTCGGCGCCGGCACCGGGCATGCGGTGACCGCCGTCGGCGACCCCTGCCAGGCCATCTACGGCTGGCGCGGCGCCTCCGTCGCCAACCTCGACGACTTCCCCGACCACTTCCCCTTCCAGGACGGCACCCCCGCCCGCCGCTTCGCGCTCAGCGAGAACCGCCGCAGCGGTGGCCGCCTCCTCGACCTCGCCAACGGCCTCGCCGAACCACTGCGGCAGATGCACGCCGGCGTCGAAGCGCTCCGCCCCGCCGCCGGCGCCGAGCGGGACGGCATGGTGCGCTGCGCCCTGCTGCCCACCCACGCCGAGGAACTGTCCTGGATCGCCGACTCCCTCGCCCACCTCGTCCGTACGGGCACCCCGCCCGGCGAGATCGCGGTGCTCTGCCGCACCGCCGGCGATTTCGCCCGCATCCAGGGCGAGCTCGTCGCCCGCGACCTCCCGGTGGAGGTCGTCGGCCTCTCCGGGCTGCTGCATCTGCCCGAGATCGCCGACCTCGTCGCCGTCTGCGAGGTCCTCCAGGACCCGACGGCCAACGCCTCCCTGGTCCGTCTCCTGACCGGCCCCCGCTGGCGGATCGGCCCCCGCGACCTGGCGCTCCTCGGCCGCCGCGCCCGCGCCCTCGTCCACCACGGCGGCCCCCCCGACGACCCGGAACGGCGGCTGGCCGAAGCGGTGGAAGGCGTCGACCCCGCCGAGACGATCTCCCTCGCCGACGCCCTCGACACCTTCCTGGAAGCCGACGGCCCCGACGACGGCCTGCCGTTCTCCGCCGAGGCACGAGTCCGCTTCGCCTATCTCGCCACCGAACTCCGCGACCTGCGGCGCTCGCTGGGCGACCCGCTGATGGACGTACTCCACCGGGTGCTGACCACCACCGGTCTGGAAGTCGAACTGTCCGCCTCGCCGCACGCCCTCGCCGCCCGCCGCCGGGAAACCCTCGGCGCCTTCCTCGACATCGCCGCCGGCTTCGCCGCCAAACAGGGCGGCGCCGCCCTGTTTGGCGGCGAAGCGACCCTGCTCGCCTTCCTCGGCTTCCTGCGCACGGCCGTCCAGCACGAAAAGGGACTCGACAGCTCCCTCCCCGGCGGCGACAACACCGTCAAGGTGCTCACCGCGCACAAGTCCAAGGGCCTCGAATGGGACGTCGTCGCGGTGCCCGGCCTCGTCGGCAGGCAGTTCCCCAGCGAGCAGGCCCGAGAGTCCTGGATCACCCAGCCCAAGGTCCTGCCACACGCCCTCCGCGGCGACGCCGCCACCCTCCCCGACGTCGAGGAATGGGCAAGCCGCGGCCTCAAGACCTTCAAGGAGGCGATGAAGCACCACCAGCAGACCGAGGAACTCCGCCTGGGCTATGTGACGTTCACCCGCCCGCGCTCCCTGCTCCTCGGCTCCGGCCACTGGTGGGGCCCCGACCAGAAGCGGCCACGCGGCCCGTCCGCCTTCCTGGAGGCCCTCCGCGAACACTGCGAGGCAGGCCACGGCGAAATCGAGTTCTGGGCCGAGCCACCGGAGGACGGCGCCGAGAACCCCGCCCTCGCCGAGACCGCCACGGACCAGGCATGGCCACTGCCCCTCGATCCCACCGCCACGGCCCGCCGCCGCACCGCCGCGGCAACGGTCCGCGCCCATCTGGCCCGCCGGACGGACGCGACGGCGCCGGCCCCCGCCGCCGAGCCGACGGCGATCACCGCATACGACCCGGAGTGGCCGCCGCCCCCCGGGGAGAAGGAGTGCGCGGCAGCGGTCGATCCGTACGACGATGCCCCGCTCTACGACGATGCCCCGCTCTGCGACGACGTCACGCCGTACGACGACGTCCCCGAACCCGACCCGTTTGACGGTGCTCCCGAGGGCGACCCGTTCGCCGACGCCCCGCCGTACACCCCCGCCGACCCCACCGCCACGCCCCGCCCCCGCATCATCGCCCAGCGCTCCGCCGAGCCCGACCCCACCACGTTCGCCGACCCCACCACGCCCGCCGCCGCCACCCCGTCCGCCCTCCTCCCCGAGGAGCGCCGCACCGTCGCGTCCTGGGACCGCGATCTGGACGCCCTCGCCGACGAACTCCGCCGCTCCCGCGCCACCGTCCGCGACGTCCCGCTCCCCGCCTCCCTCAGCGCCACCCAGCTCCTCCGCCTCGCCGCCGACCCGGACGGTTTCGCCCGTGAACTGGCCCGCCCCATGCCGCGCCCCCCGCAACCCGGCGCCCGCCGCGGCACCCGCTTCCACGCCTGGGTCGAATCCCGCTTCGAGGAGCTCACCCTGCCCCTGCTCGGCCCCGACGAACTGCCCGGCACCGAACCCGGCCAGGACACGGAGATCGCCGACGAACACGACCTGGAAGCCCTCAAGGAAGCCTTCGCCCGCTCCCCGTACGCCCACCGCACCCCCTACCGCATCGAGGCCCCCTTCCAGCTGACCCTCGCCGGACGGGTCATCCGCGGCCGCATCGACGCCGTCTACAAAGAACCCGGCCCCGACGGTGACCGCTACGAGATCGTCGACTGGAAAACCGGCCCCGCCGGCACCGCCGACCCCCTCCAGCTGGCCGTCTACCGCCTCGCCTGGGCCGAGCGGCACGGCCTGCCGCCCGCCGCCGTCGACGCCGCCTTCCTGTACGTCCGCACCGGCGAGATCGTCCGGCCCCGGCGTCTGCCGGGCCGGGCCGGACTGGAGCGCATCCTGCTCGGTGAGACCTCCGACCAGCCACCCCCCGAAGGCCCGATAGGCTCGGTCGTATGA
- a CDS encoding ATP-dependent helicase, with amino-acid sequence MSSPFSALPPTRPHRAARRDASGAYRLVRTPPGPVDPPALDAAQRAVVDHRHGPLLVLAGPGTGKTTTLVESVAQRVRAGGDPERILVLTFSRKAAVELRDRLASRLGSSEGQPEGLPAKGGGGPRVGVPQATTFHSFCYALVRAHQDAELFADPLRLLSGPEQDLVVRELLEGQAELAGDGRARVSWPDELRACLTTRGFADEVRAVLARSRELGLGPDALGAFARRTGRPDWSAAAAFLAEYLDVLDAQGVLDYAELVHRAVLLAGRTDAAARLAAMYDAVYVDEYQDTDAAQVRLLRALAGNHGAAAAPGSPGRTLVAFGDPDQSIYAFRGADVNGILDFPETFRRADGTPAPVAVLGTSRRSGAALLAATRLLTRRMPLTRLPAEKVRAHREPVPVRDGGRVEAYTYPTPGAELDHIADLLRRAHLEDGVPWREMAVLVRAGGRSIPAVRRALTSAGVPLDIDGDDLPLRHEPAVAPLLGALRAAARGALVAHSSAGGRLTAAAPRAGTRSSDEAAGSVDGADGSPDEAAGSLDGADGTPHGAVVIPDEVDRIPDEAVGGLDEADGEPGSATAASATAPAWTDAETAIELLTSPLGGMDSADLRRLGRALREEERAAGQALPRPSDELIAQALAEPERLVAHDPAYARGAQRLGLLLRKARELLAGGGTAEQALWELWDGTPWPQRLERAARRGGAAGRNADRDLDAIVALFETAARAEERTGGRGALNFLEELDAQDIAADTLTRRTVRPDAVRLMTAHRSKGLEWRLVIVAGVQEGLWPDLRRRGSLLEADRIGRDGLAEPLTPGALLVEERRLFYVAATRARERLIVTAVKSAADDGDQPSRFLTELGITPQDVTGRPRRPLSVAALVAELRATTVDPEAGPALRDAAAQRLAKLAALTDDEGHPLVPAAHPDNWWGLHEPTHSAVPLRDRDRPVVLSGSALDQLANTCSLQWFLGREVKADPPSTAAQGFGNVVHVLADEVASGRTPADLTVLMERLDSVWDALAFDAPWKSRQEKDNARAALERFLRWHVREQETLGRDAVATEHGFDVTLAAGAYEVRIRGSMDRVARDSQGRAYVVDFKTGRRKPTGAEVARHPQLAVYQLAVREGAVDDAFGGSTPEPAGAELVHLRLGAPQKEGGDALPAVQAQRALEAGPEAKPGDDWVGDLLATAAGRVLDERFTPTTGTHCNHCAFRASCSAQPQGRHVVE; translated from the coding sequence GTGAGCTCCCCTTTCTCGGCCCTCCCGCCGACGCGGCCGCACCGGGCGGCGCGGCGGGACGCCTCCGGCGCGTACCGTCTGGTGCGCACCCCGCCGGGGCCGGTGGACCCTCCTGCCTTGGACGCAGCCCAGCGCGCCGTGGTTGACCACCGCCACGGGCCGCTGCTCGTCCTGGCCGGGCCGGGCACCGGAAAGACCACGACGCTCGTGGAGTCGGTGGCGCAGCGGGTGCGCGCCGGCGGCGACCCCGAGCGGATCCTCGTCCTCACCTTCAGCCGCAAGGCCGCCGTCGAACTCCGCGACCGGCTCGCGTCCCGCCTGGGCAGTTCAGAGGGGCAGCCCGAAGGGCTTCCGGCGAAGGGCGGCGGTGGGCCACGGGTGGGCGTCCCCCAGGCGACGACCTTCCACTCCTTCTGCTACGCCCTGGTCCGCGCTCACCAGGACGCCGAACTCTTCGCCGACCCGCTGCGGCTGCTGTCCGGCCCCGAACAGGACCTCGTCGTCCGTGAACTCCTCGAAGGGCAGGCGGAGTTGGCGGGTGACGGCCGCGCCCGGGTCAGCTGGCCGGACGAGCTGCGCGCCTGCCTCACCACCCGTGGATTCGCCGACGAGGTCCGCGCGGTACTCGCCCGCAGCCGTGAACTGGGCCTGGGCCCGGACGCCCTCGGCGCCTTCGCCAGGCGCACCGGACGGCCCGACTGGAGCGCCGCCGCCGCCTTCCTCGCGGAATATCTCGACGTCCTGGACGCCCAGGGCGTACTGGACTACGCCGAGCTGGTGCACCGTGCGGTGCTCCTCGCCGGGCGCACCGACGCCGCGGCCCGGCTGGCGGCCATGTACGACGCGGTCTATGTCGACGAGTACCAGGACACCGACGCCGCTCAGGTACGGCTGCTGCGGGCGCTGGCGGGCAACCACGGAGCGGCGGCCGCACCGGGCTCCCCGGGCCGCACCCTCGTCGCGTTCGGCGACCCCGACCAGTCGATCTACGCCTTCCGGGGCGCCGACGTCAACGGCATTCTCGACTTCCCGGAGACCTTCCGGCGCGCCGACGGCACCCCGGCCCCGGTGGCGGTCCTGGGCACATCCCGCCGCTCCGGCGCCGCCCTGCTGGCGGCCACCCGGCTGCTGACCCGCCGGATGCCGCTGACCCGCCTCCCGGCGGAGAAGGTGCGCGCGCACCGCGAGCCGGTGCCCGTACGGGACGGCGGCCGCGTCGAGGCGTACACGTACCCGACACCGGGCGCCGAACTGGACCACATCGCGGACCTGCTGCGCCGCGCCCACCTGGAGGACGGCGTGCCCTGGCGCGAGATGGCCGTCCTCGTCCGCGCCGGAGGGCGCTCGATCCCCGCCGTGCGCCGGGCGCTCACCTCGGCCGGGGTGCCGCTCGACATCGACGGCGACGATCTGCCGCTGCGGCACGAACCGGCGGTCGCCCCGCTCCTGGGGGCGCTGCGGGCGGCGGCGCGGGGGGCACTGGTGGCGCACTCAAGCGCCGGTGGTCGTCTGACTGCGGCAGCGCCACGGGCGGGCACGCGAAGCTCCGATGAGGCCGCCGGAAGCGTCGATGGAGCCGACGGAAGCCCTGACGAGGCGGCCGGAAGCCTCGACGGGGCCGACGGAACCCCCCATGGGGCTGTCGTCATCCCCGATGAGGTCGACAGAATCCCCGATGAGGCTGTCGGCGGCCTCGATGAGGCCGACGGCGAGCCGGGCTCCGCCACTGCCGCCTCCGCCACCGCCCCCGCCTGGACAGACGCCGAGACCGCCATAGAGCTGCTGACCTCGCCGCTCGGCGGCATGGACTCGGCGGATCTGCGGCGGCTGGGGCGCGCCCTGCGCGAGGAGGAGCGAGCCGCCGGGCAGGCGCTGCCGCGTCCCTCCGACGAGCTGATCGCCCAGGCACTCGCCGAACCGGAGCGCCTGGTGGCGCACGATCCGGCGTACGCCCGTGGCGCCCAGCGGCTCGGCCTGCTGCTGCGCAAGGCCCGCGAACTGCTGGCCGGCGGCGGCACCGCCGAACAGGCCCTGTGGGAACTGTGGGACGGCACCCCCTGGCCGCAGCGGCTGGAACGGGCCGCCCGGCGCGGCGGCGCGGCGGGCCGCAACGCCGACCGGGACCTGGACGCCATCGTCGCCCTCTTCGAGACCGCCGCCCGCGCGGAAGAGCGCACCGGCGGACGCGGCGCGCTCAACTTCCTGGAAGAACTGGACGCCCAGGACATCGCCGCGGACACCCTCACCCGCCGCACCGTCCGCCCCGACGCCGTACGGCTGATGACCGCGCACCGCTCCAAGGGCCTCGAATGGCGGCTGGTGATCGTCGCCGGCGTCCAGGAAGGACTCTGGCCCGACCTGCGCCGGCGCGGCTCGCTCCTGGAGGCGGACCGGATCGGCCGGGACGGCCTCGCCGAGCCCCTCACCCCGGGCGCGCTGCTCGTCGAGGAGCGCCGGCTGTTCTACGTGGCCGCGACCCGCGCCCGCGAGCGGCTGATCGTCACCGCCGTGAAGTCCGCGGCCGACGACGGTGACCAGCCCTCCCGTTTCCTGACCGAGCTCGGCATCACCCCCCAGGACGTCACCGGCCGCCCGCGCCGCCCCCTGTCCGTCGCCGCGCTGGTCGCCGAGCTGCGCGCCACCACCGTCGACCCGGAGGCCGGCCCGGCGCTGCGCGACGCAGCCGCCCAGCGGCTGGCGAAGCTGGCCGCCCTGACGGACGACGAGGGCCACCCCCTGGTGCCGGCCGCCCACCCCGACAACTGGTGGGGGCTGCACGAACCCACCCACAGCGCCGTCCCCCTACGGGACCGCGACCGGCCCGTGGTGCTCTCCGGGAGCGCGCTCGACCAGCTCGCCAACACCTGCTCCCTCCAGTGGTTCCTGGGACGCGAGGTGAAGGCGGACCCGCCGTCCACCGCGGCCCAGGGCTTCGGCAACGTGGTGCATGTGCTCGCCGACGAGGTCGCCTCGGGCCGTACGCCCGCCGATCTGACCGTCCTGATGGAGCGGCTGGACTCCGTATGGGACGCGCTGGCCTTCGACGCCCCCTGGAAGTCACGCCAGGAGAAGGACAACGCCCGCGCCGCCCTGGAGCGCTTTCTGCGCTGGCATGTACGGGAACAGGAGACGCTCGGCCGGGACGCCGTCGCCACCGAGCACGGCTTCGACGTCACCCTCGCAGCCGGCGCGTACGAGGTCCGGATCCGCGGCAGCATGGACCGGGTGGCCCGGGACTCCCAGGGGCGCGCGTATGTCGTCGACTTCAAGACCGGCAGACGGAAGCCGACCGGAGCCGAGGTCGCCCGCCACCCGCAGCTCGCCGTCTATCAGCTCGCGGTGCGCGAAGGCGCCGTCGACGACGCCTTCGGCGGGAGCACGCCGGAGCCGGCCGGCGCGGAACTCGTCCATCTGCGGCTGGGCGCCCCCCAGAAGGAGGGCGGCGACGCGCTGCCCGCGGTCCAGGCGCAGCGGGCTCTGGAAGCGGGCCCGGAGGCGAAGCCGGGGGACGACTGGGTCGGCGATCTGCTCGCCACCGCGGCCGGCCGGGTGCTGGACGAGCGCTTCACCCCCACCACCGGGACGCACTGCAACCACTGCGCCTTCCGCGCCTCGTGCAGCGCGCAGCCGCAGGGACGGCATGTTGTGGAGTGA
- a CDS encoding MGMT family protein produces the protein MSGTGDEAASRAADDGAGAPGADAGDLPEYAERVLGVAELIPAGRVMTYGDVAEWLRDEGQPEGGPAKGGGGPRQVGRVMALYGGAVPWWRVVRADGVLLSGSELRVLAHYREEGTPLRGASTAAEGHIPRLDMRRARWDGRPGEGGSHGDVGPQGDGGLSGDGGWRGDGRPQGDGGPRGEGGAGMDG, from the coding sequence ATGAGTGGGACCGGAGATGAAGCGGCCTCCCGTGCCGCCGACGACGGGGCCGGGGCACCCGGCGCGGACGCCGGTGACCTGCCGGAATACGCCGAGCGCGTCCTCGGCGTCGCCGAGCTGATCCCGGCCGGGCGGGTGATGACGTACGGCGATGTCGCGGAGTGGCTCCGAGACGAGGGGCAGCCCGAAGGGGGTCCGGCGAAGGGCGGCGGCGGGCCGCGGCAGGTGGGCAGAGTCATGGCGCTCTACGGGGGCGCGGTGCCCTGGTGGCGGGTGGTGCGCGCGGACGGCGTGCTGCTGTCGGGCAGCGAACTGCGGGTACTGGCGCACTACCGGGAGGAGGGGACGCCGCTGCGAGGAGCGTCGACGGCGGCCGAGGGCCACATACCCCGGCTGGACATGCGTCGGGCGCGGTGGGATGGCCGGCCGGGCGAGGGCGGTTCGCACGGCGATGTCGGCCCGCAGGGCGATGGCGGTCTGAGCGGCGATGGTGGTTGGCGCGGCGATGGCCGTCCACAGGGCGATGGCGGCCCGCGCGGCGAAGGTGGTGCGGGCATGGACGGCTGA